From the Alkalibacter rhizosphaerae genome, one window contains:
- the uvrC gene encoding excinuclease ABC subunit UvrC: MDKLKELPDKPGVYLMKDKKGDIIYVGKAKNLKNRVRQYFQSSANHGLKVQTMVRKIQDFEVIVTDTESEALILEFNLIKKHMPRYNIMLKDDKSYPYIKVTLQEDYPRVFMTRNVKKDGARYFGPYTSVATVRQTLDAIEEVYTLKQCSKKMDGKKINQRPCLNYFIGRCPGVCTGTVDKEEYRKKIDQIVDILKGKDKVLLENLSRAMEEASANLEFEQAAKYRDQIQGIKAIGEKQKITSESEHDQDVIHFAMDETDLCIQVFKIRSGKMLGRETHMLEFFQEGDDFLNQFVKQYYYNRTMIPREILLPYEIEDQESMEEWLKSKRGTRVSIMVPQKGDKKKLLNMVEENAKLVLFEHQNKRKRKVLNEVFCRDWLMEKLDLEESPNRIESFDISHLGGKDSVGAMVVFEDFKPLKKAYRRFRIQSVQGQDDYASTQEVVFRRMERGVKEEKEPNSKGSSFLPFPQVIMVDGGLGHVQSVQKILDLYDKNITVCGLVKNDRHRLEGLVTSKGTVEIPRGTPVYYLLNAISEEVHRFAVEYHRKRRDQGMQKSELSQVPGIGPARQRILLETFQSVEEIRSATVDRLASVPGIGVDVANKIVAYFHSTLEDEEEQREI; the protein is encoded by the coding sequence ATGGATAAACTAAAGGAACTTCCGGACAAACCCGGCGTATACCTGATGAAGGATAAAAAAGGGGACATTATTTATGTAGGGAAGGCAAAGAACCTAAAAAACCGGGTGCGCCAGTATTTTCAATCGTCGGCGAATCACGGCTTGAAAGTGCAGACCATGGTACGAAAGATCCAGGATTTTGAGGTGATCGTTACAGATACGGAATCGGAAGCCTTGATTTTGGAGTTCAACCTGATTAAAAAGCACATGCCCCGATACAATATCATGCTCAAAGACGACAAATCTTATCCTTATATCAAGGTGACCTTGCAGGAGGACTACCCCAGGGTTTTCATGACCCGGAACGTTAAAAAGGATGGAGCCCGCTACTTTGGACCTTATACCAGTGTTGCAACGGTACGACAAACGCTGGATGCCATCGAAGAGGTCTATACATTGAAGCAATGCAGTAAAAAGATGGATGGAAAAAAAATCAACCAGCGTCCATGTCTGAATTATTTTATTGGTCGATGCCCAGGTGTTTGTACCGGGACTGTAGACAAAGAAGAATATCGGAAAAAGATCGATCAAATCGTCGACATTCTCAAAGGGAAAGACAAAGTTTTGCTGGAAAACTTGTCCAGGGCAATGGAAGAAGCTTCCGCAAACTTGGAGTTCGAACAGGCGGCAAAATACCGGGATCAGATCCAAGGGATCAAAGCTATTGGAGAGAAGCAAAAGATCACCTCAGAATCGGAACACGATCAGGATGTGATCCATTTTGCCATGGACGAGACGGACTTGTGCATCCAGGTTTTCAAGATCCGATCTGGAAAGATGCTGGGAAGAGAGACCCATATGTTGGAATTTTTTCAGGAGGGGGACGATTTTCTCAACCAGTTTGTCAAGCAATATTACTATAATCGAACCATGATCCCCCGGGAGATCTTGTTGCCTTATGAGATCGAGGACCAGGAATCCATGGAGGAATGGTTGAAGTCAAAGAGGGGCACCAGGGTATCCATCATGGTTCCGCAAAAGGGAGACAAGAAAAAACTCTTGAACATGGTGGAGGAAAACGCAAAACTGGTTCTCTTCGAGCATCAGAACAAAAGGAAAAGAAAGGTTCTCAATGAAGTGTTTTGTCGGGACTGGCTGATGGAAAAGCTGGATTTGGAAGAATCCCCAAATCGCATTGAATCCTTTGATATTTCTCATCTGGGAGGGAAAGACAGTGTAGGCGCAATGGTGGTTTTTGAAGATTTCAAACCATTGAAAAAAGCATATCGACGTTTCCGCATCCAGTCTGTACAAGGCCAGGACGATTATGCCAGCACCCAGGAAGTGGTTTTTCGTCGAATGGAGCGGGGTGTGAAGGAAGAAAAGGAACCGAATAGCAAGGGCAGCTCTTTTTTGCCGTTTCCACAAGTGATCATGGTGGATGGAGGATTGGGTCACGTACAGTCCGTTCAAAAGATCCTGGATTTGTACGACAAAAATATCACGGTTTGCGGACTGGTGAAAAACGACCGGCACCGGTTGGAAGGTCTGGTCACCAGCAAGGGGACTGTGGAGATCCCAAGAGGAACGCCAGTCTATTATCTCTTGAACGCCATATCTGAAGAAGTCCATCGATTTGCAGTCGAGTATCATCGAAAGCGTCGGGATCAGGGGATGCAAAAATCGGAATTGTCCCAGGTGCCAGGGATCGGCCCTGCCAGGCAGAGGATCCTTTTGGAAACTTTTCAAAGTGTGGAAGAGATCCGTAGTGCCACGGTGGACCGGTTGGCTTCCGTACCGGGGATCGGCGTTGATGTGGCAAATAAAATTGTAGCGTATTTTCATTCGACGTTGGAAGATGAGGAGGAACAGCGTGAAATATAA
- a CDS encoding Cof-type HAD-IIB family hydrolase, with translation MKYKFIAVDIDGTLLNSKGELTPKTRKWIHRVWKDGILFAISTGRPIQGVMPLIEEIGLDLPLITYNGSMVLMANSKEIIYQRVMKPEAVREVYRLGEKEDLTMILWSENTLFTNRIDGRSKDYASLTGTPLQLVDSLASIEKRITKMLWYDEVDRIQQLAGSIPTVLMNKEVVSHTSLPYFLEFVDRQASKAIAIDVLVRKYGIKREEVMAIGDSYNDASMLEYAGLGVAMGNAPEKIKRLADVVTTGCDEEGVAHAIEKYIYGGLSDERDTDQQVL, from the coding sequence GTGAAATATAAATTCATTGCCGTAGATATCGACGGTACTTTGCTCAACAGTAAAGGAGAATTGACGCCCAAAACAAGGAAGTGGATCCACCGAGTGTGGAAAGACGGGATCCTGTTCGCCATTTCAACAGGAAGGCCTATTCAAGGGGTCATGCCTCTGATCGAAGAAATTGGGTTGGATTTGCCGTTGATCACTTACAACGGATCCATGGTCCTCATGGCGAACTCCAAAGAAATCATTTATCAGAGGGTGATGAAACCGGAAGCGGTTCGCGAAGTATATCGCTTGGGGGAGAAAGAGGATCTGACCATGATACTCTGGTCGGAAAATACGCTATTCACCAATCGGATCGACGGCCGATCCAAAGACTATGCTTCCCTGACGGGAACTCCATTGCAACTGGTGGACTCCTTGGCATCCATAGAAAAACGGATCACAAAGATGCTTTGGTACGATGAAGTGGATCGGATCCAACAATTGGCTGGCAGCATACCGACAGTGTTGATGAACAAAGAGGTGGTTTCCCATACATCCCTGCCTTATTTTTTGGAATTTGTGGATCGTCAGGCATCCAAAGCCATTGCCATCGATGTATTGGTCAGAAAATACGGCATTAAACGAGAAGAAGTGATGGCTATAGGAGATTCCTACAATGACGCATCCATGCTGGAGTACGCAGGACTCGGTGTAGCCATGGGAAATGCACCGGAAAAGATCAAGAGACTGGCTGATGTGGTGACGACAGGTTGTGATGAAGAAGGGGTGGCTCATGCCATCGAAAAATATATTTATGGAGGGTTGTCGGATGAAAGAGATACTGATCAGCAAGTTTTGTAA